In Mus musculus strain 129X1/SvJ chromosome 17 genomic contig, GRCm38.p6 alternate locus group 129X1/SvJ 129X1/SVJ_MMCHR17_CTG2, the following proteins share a genomic window:
- the Sapcd1 gene encoding suppressor APC domain-containing protein 1, translating into MESPGPGGPPLVQAPYTVLLLPLGTSRQDPGAQNFFLWLQMMQALEREQDALWQGLELLEHGQAWFADRLRETQQRQLQLGALGEDFLMDLHSETDAPLLTRIQKVNACLHSLIHKELSKHRKGVTQSTGEVVSQAPPGPKGPTLV; encoded by the exons ATGGAGAGCCCAGGTCCTGGTGGGCCACCCCTGGTGCAAGCGCCCTACACTGTTCTGCTGCTACCACTGGGGACAAGCCGCCAAGACCCAGGAGCCCAGAACTTCTTCCTCTGG CTGCAGATGATGCAGGCTCTGGAGAGGGAACAAGATGCTCTGTGGCAGGGCCTGGAGCTGCTGGAGCATGGCCAGGCCTGGTTCGCAGACCGGCTGAGGGAGACCCAGCAACGGCAGCTGCAGCTGGGGGCCCTTGGCGAG GACTTTCTGATGGACTTGCATTCAGAGACTGATGCCCCTCTGCTAACCCGGATTCAAAAGGTGAATGCTTGTCTGCACAGTCTGATTCACAAG GAGTTGTCAAAGCATCGGAAAGGAGTCACCCAGTCCACGGGAGAGGTGGTCAGCCAGGCTCCCCCAGGGCCAAAGGGGCCTACCCTTGTGTAG